A stretch of Gadus chalcogrammus isolate NIFS_2021 chromosome 9, NIFS_Gcha_1.0, whole genome shotgun sequence DNA encodes these proteins:
- the LOC130389569 gene encoding uncharacterized protein LOC130389569, producing the protein MDTESPLLSFIKTSLPKMRDPEPLLECLQGLGVEDLEDLTYLQESDLLSVLRPIEARKLLSLLQKTSQQDVLDSPPSNQQFSRASTSTNPVSQSDKMHLSGGNSSETTCSPRSTSSSSMDTTPRRLSDNSWHFKFQIPWQKIPSDIIRKLETGNRPTKSERLEIIRLIVSEIITACPTPGKKHISEIARMMTKAYPVAFTDVIEGEIVGSGYDSITKQMVSRVDNLKRGNTSLSLKRQVISSSEGEDSPTRKRRLDTYGCINWQPTRLPPDETPESQKHAQEELKKMWRERCCDSKAIENMMRDTFFTQRKDIISGTEASDLTKEWPYLFETSGMKTHFKELIGVDMEDKNIRNKCARVISFLKSGDKTGKMETIFREMETSSKNVADVNVAAFLPLLLKYFDEEEEQMFYKVDQTTLPSEVDCAGLPSTPCIVVCGNSTLAAENFMLSVDQNIVNGHIRIFSDAVMLMFGSYYCMNISYPAAQASTLEFLQRCLFKINPDKGSKVDRNATKRKLAVNPKVLTLITRIADYEWRE; encoded by the exons ATGGATACAGAGAGCCCACTTCTGTCTTTCATCAAAACAAGTCTTCCTAAAATGAGAGACCCTGAGCCTTTGCTGGAGTGTCTGCAAGGTTTAGGAGTTGAGGACCTGGAAGACCTGACCTACCTGCAGGAGAGTGACCTCCTTTCTGTCCTGAGACCAATTGAAGCCAGGAAACTTCTGTCACTGCTCCAAAAGACAA GCCAACAAGATGTCTTGGACAGTCCTCCGAGCAACCAACAGTTCAGCAGAGCCAGTACCAGTACAAATCCAGTATCACAGTCTGACAAGATGCACCTTTCTG GTGGTAACAGCTCAGAAACTACATGTTCACCGCGGTCAACAAGTAGTTCAAGTATGGATACCACACCTCGTCGACTGTCTGATAACAGCTGGCATTTTAAATTTCAAATTCCTTGGCAGAAAATTCCATCTGACATCATCAGAAAGCTGGAAACCGGAAACCGGCCAACAAAAAGTGAGAGACTTGAAATCATACGGCTCATTGTTAGTGAAATCATAACCGCGTGCCCAACACCTGGGAAGAAACATATCAGTGAGATAGCAAGGATGATGACAAAGGCCTACCCTGTGGCATTTACTGATGTCATTGAAGGTGAAATTGTAGGCAGTGGGTATGACTCTATAACAAAACAGATGGTCAGCAGAGTGGATAACCTGAAGAGGGGAAACACTTCCCTTTCCTTAAAGAGACAAGTTATTAGCAGCAGCGAAGGAGAGGATAGCCCAACTCGGAAAAGAAGACTAGACACTTACGGGTGTATAAACTGGCAACCAACACGACTGCCACCTGATGAAACCCCTGAATCTCAGAAACATGCACAAGAAGAGTTAAAGAAAATGTGGAGAGAAAGATGCTGTGACAGCAAAGCCATTGAGAATATGATGAGAGACACTTTCTTCACTCAGAGAAAAGACATTATCAGTGGGACTGAGGCGTCTGACTTGACAAAGGAATGGCCATACCTGTTTGAGACCAGTGGCATGAAGACTCATTTTAAAGAGCTTATAGGTGTGGACATGGAAGACAAAAACATAAGAAATAAATGTGCCAGAGTTATTTCATTTCTTAAATCTGGTGACAAGACAGGGAAGATGGAGACCATCTTCAGGGAAATGGAAACATCAAGCAAAAATGTTGCAGATGTGAATGTTGCAGCGTTTCTTCCACTGCTCCTCAAGTACTtcgatgaagaagaagaacagatGTTCTACAAAGTGGATCAAACAACCCTGCCCTCTGAAGTGGACTGTGCTGGACTTCCAAGTACACCATGTATCGTTGTGTGTG GAAACTCGACTTTGGCAGCGGAGAATTTCATGCTGTCTGTGGACCAGAACATTGTGAATGGCCACATCAGAATCTTCAGTGATGCTGTTATGCTGATGTTTGGTTCGTACTACTGTATGAACATATCTTACCCAGCAGCCCAGGCATCAACTTTGGAGTTCTTACAGAG GTGCCTCTTCAAGATAAATCCAGACAAGGGATCAAAAGTGGACCGGAACGCTACCAAAAGAAAACTTGCAGTCAATCCAAAGGTTCTCACACTGATCACCAGAATTGCAGACTACGAGTGGAGGGAATAA